TCAAATCCATGTGTTCGATTACTTCAACTACGGCGGCGGCCTCAAAACCTTCCAACCGTTTGTCATAGTAAGTAAGCGAGCCTTGAAATAGTCGAATTCTTTCTTTTTGTTTAGGCGACATTTCAGCCAGATGTAAATTCTCTTTAGCCTTTAATAGCTCACTATAAGCCACATCCATGCCCGCTATTTCCGTAAACTGTTTATGTTTCAGCAAACGTTTTATCAACTTACCTTCACCACAACCCAAATCTAATACGCTGCTTGCTTCTGATTCCAGTAATTTTTCTAATACAATATTGAGGCGTTTGTCATGCAAACTTTCTCTTCTTTCGCTCTGCTCACTGGGCATCTGTTCGCCTGCCTCGCCTTCGTTTAGGCGCGTAAGTGCCTGCCTTGACAACGACCCCAGATTAATCAGATAACGACGCGTAATTTGTTCTCGTTCAGGATGCTCTTTCAACCAATTGCCGCCTTTTTCAAGCAACTTTTCTATTTCATTTTGGCTTACAAAATAATGTTTGTCGTTGTCTAATGTCGGGATTAGCACATACAAATGCGACAATAATTCTTTGGTTGTAAGGTAGTTGATTAATTTCAATGTAAAATACTTGCTGTCTCCCCATTCAGGAAATTTACTATCCAGTTGGTGCCTAGTCAATTCCACTTGATAGCCGAGCGGTTCAAAAAAACGTCTGATTAACGACTCTCCGCCTTTGGGTGCAGGCAAGGACGCAATCATAACTTCAAACGGCAGCTTTGTATCCACCAATTCAGGTTTGTCTTTGCATCTGCCATTCAGAGCAGACGAAAATGCTTTGGCCAAAGCCACACTCATAAACGAAGATGCAACATAAGGCCTATCATTTACATAATGCCCTAAAGCAAAACCTTCACCACCGAAACTTTTAGCCCCACGCACCATCTCGATAGGGTCTATATCCAATAATAAACTGATTGTAGTTTTGTCTTCGCCTACTTCTGGATAAAAAATATGCGCTTTTCCTACCGACAACTCTACAGACTGAAATTTATCAGGATGTTTGTGTAACAAATATCCTAAATCAGTGGCAGGTTTATGAGTTGTTGAGATATTTAGAATCATTACTTAGATCAAAAATTAATTTTAACTATAAAAAACTCAATGTAAGCTACTATAATATAGATTTTAAAAACGTTTAATATACAAAATAAAGAATTTATAATAAAGTCAATCACTTTTACTGTTCATCTATCTCAATAAAGCCATTATTTCCATCCAAAACAAAAAAGCGGCGGCCTTTAGGCCGCCGCCGCTGCGTGATTATATAATACAGGTGATTTTTTAACGATTTTTGAACCCAAACCATTTTTTTTCGATGGCCATATGAATAATGGCGGCTTTCGAGTGTACGTGCAACTTTTCGTAAATATGCTGAATGTGCGTGCGTACCGTGTGCGGGCTGATAAACGTTTTTTCGGCAATTTGCTGATAAGTAAGCCCTTCTACTATCATTTCCATTATTTCCAGCTCGCGGCGCGAAAGCAAATCTTCTACGGGCGTTGTGGCCGAGCCACTCGGAACGGTTTGAGGCGCAGGAGCTTTGGCGTTGCGCAGCAGTTGCAGGGCACGACGCGCAATAGACGGCGACATCGGTGCGCCACCTTGCGCCACGTCTTCGATGGCTTCTACTATTTTTTCGGGGTGCTCGTCTTTGAGCATATAGCCCATTGCGCCCGCCTGTATCGACTCAAATATTTTTTCGTCATTGTCAAACACGGTGAGCATAATAAACTGAATTTCAGGATATTGCTCATGTCCTTGCGCTACGGTCTGGATGCCGTCCATGCCGTCCATTTCTATATCTGTCAGTACGATTTGAGGGCGTTCGGCCACTGGCATTTCTTGTATTTTTTTCAAAAAATCAAGGCCATTCACCGCCACCAACACTAATTTCACTTGCTCAAAATACTGTATATTTTCGATAAAAGACCGCCGCAGCGCAGCATTATCTTCTACAAGTCCGATACGAATGGTTTGCATGGGTATATTGTTGTTTTAATGGTGTGTAACTAATTACAAAGTAAAAGAGGTAAACTTTATGCTTTGTAAAAGTACGGCAAGGTTTGGTAGCTTGCTATACACCAAATGAATGAAATTATATTTTAAATACACAAGTTATTGAAAATCTTATAGTTTCGGCATGGCTGCATAGCCGCTTTGTTGCCATAAAGCACGCATATATTTGCCCACCACATCAAATTCGAGGTTTACGCGTTGGCCTTCGCGCAAGTTGGCAAACGTGGTATGTTCGTAAGTGTACGGAATAATCGTTACGCGGAAACTTCCCGCTTGGCTATTGAACACGGTAAGACTCACGCCGTTAATGCAAATCGAGCCTTTTTCTACCGTAAAATTGCCCAGCGTGGCATCGTATTCGAAGTCAAAAAGCCAACTTCCGTCCAATTGTTGCACTTTGGTACAAACGCCCGTCTGGTCCACGTGGCCTTGCACAATGTGGCCATCAAAACGCCCATTGGCAGGCATACAGCGTTCTAAATTTACGGAATTTCCTACCGTCAAATCTCCTAAGTTTGTTTTGGTAAGTGTCTCGGCCACCGCCGTCACCCAATGCGATTGGGCATTGCAGGCCGTTACCGTCAGGCAAACGCCATTGTGCGAAACACTTTGGTCAATTTTGAGTTCTGCCGAAATAGGCGAGCTAATTTCAAACGAAAGATTTGTACCTTCGGCCACTATGTTTTCCACACGTCCGCACGCCTCTACAATTCCTGTAAACATATTTTTATATTATTTTTTTAGTAAAATTTGATACCACAAAGCTACAACACAAATCCGAGTGTTTGGGTTTGCAGGCCGAAAACTTATCGCGCACTGGCCTGATTATCACATAGAAAAAACATTTGCATTTGGTAGGGCATTTGCCGAACTTTGCGAAATTCTTATTTTATCATCTGTTAGAAAGCTCATTTTTTACTTTTTCATAAATTATGCGTGTATATCTTGACAATGCCGCCACTACTCCGTTAGAGCCTGCTGTTTTTGAGGCTATGACTCCTTATTTGAAGGAAATTTTTGGAAATCCGTCCTCGATTCACTCGCACGGGCGAGAGGTTCGGGCGGCCATCGAAAAAGCACGCAAAACAATCGCTACTTTACTGAACACCTCACCTGCCGAAATTTTCTTTACGTCGGGTGGAACAGAAGCCGACAACACGGCCATCGTAGGCGCGATTCGTACCTATAACATCAAACACGCACTTACCAGCCCCGCCGAACATCATGCCGTTTTGCATACGTTGGAGGTATTGGCCAAACATGGCGAAATCGAACTTACGCTTATTCCTTTGGACGAAAAAGGACATATTGACATGGCGTTTTTGGAGCAATGGCTCAAAGACCATCCCAAAGCCTTTGTTTCGCTCATGCACGCCAACAACGAGATAGCCACCGTAAACGACATCGAAGAAATCGGGGTGTTGTGTCGTCAATATGGCGCGATTTACCATACGGACACGGTACAAACCATGGGGCATTTTCGCCACAATCTTAAGGAGTTGCCAGTAGATTTTTTGGTGGGTTCGGCGCACAAATTTCATGGCCCGAAAGGTGTTGGATTTTTGTATGTAAATAATCGAATCAAAATAGAGCCGTTCATTCATGGCGGCGCACAAGAACGCAATATGCGCGGCGGAACGGAAAATGTAGCCAGTATTATTGGCCTTGCCAAAGCTCTCGAAATTGCTTACGCCGACATGACCGAACACCAACAACACATCATCGGGCTGAAGGCGCGTATGATTGCCAAATTGCGCGAAAGCATTGAAGATGTGCGCTTTAACGGCGATTCGGAGTCGTTGGAAGACAGTTTGTACACCGTCCTGAACGTGAGCCTTCCCGCACACGAAGCCAACGATATGTTGCTTTTCAATTTGGACATAAACAAAATATCTGCTTCGGGCGGCAGCGCGTGCAGTAGTGGTTCGAATATCGGTTCGCACGTGTTGGGCGCGATTGGCGCAGCTCCCGAACGCGCCGCAGTTCGTTTTTCGTTTAGCAAATACAACACCGTAGAAGAAATTGACCGCGCCGTAGAGGTGTTGGCCAGTCTTTACAAATCAGTAGCAATATAAGGCTGCAAGGATTTGCATATCCGTTGGCCAAGAAATTATATTTGCGGCTTCTTTTATTACAATTACATATCTCACATTTCCAAAGATGAAACTTTTAGAAGGAAAAAATGCGCTGATTACGGGTGCTTCCAAAGGAATAGGCCGTGCGATGGCTTTGGCGTTTGCCAAACAAGGTGCCAACGTAGGCTTTACTTATTTGTCGAGTGTAGAAAAAGGCCAAGCCTTAGAAGCTGAATTGCAGGCTTTGGGCGTAAAAGCAAAAGGTTACCGCTCGGACGCTTCGGATTTCAAAGCCGCCGACGAACTAATGACGCAATTTTTGGCTGATTTCGGAACAATTGACGCACTCATCAACAACGCAGGTATTACCAAAGACGGCTTGCTGATGCGCATGAGCGAAGAGCAATGGGACGCGGTAATCAACATCAACCTAAAATCGGTGTTCAACCTTACCAAAGCGGCCACACGCCAACTAATGAAACAAAAATACGGCTCAATTATCAATATTACGTCGGTGGTAGGTCTTCGCGGCAACGCAGGCCAAGCCAACTACTCCGCTTCTAAAGCGGGTATCGTGGGCTTTACCAAATCCGTAGCCTTAGAATTGGGTTCAAGAAATATTCGTTCTAACGCCATTGCACCAGGTTTCATCGAAACAGAAATGACTGGCGAACTTGACGAGAAAGTAGTACAAGGTTGGGCAGATTCTATCCCAATGAAACGCGCAGGTGCTGCCGACGAAGTAGCCAACGCAGCCGTTTTCTTGGCTTCTGACCTTTCCAGCTACATGACAGGCCAAGTGTTGCAAGTAGATGGCGGTATGCTTACTTAGTCTTTTGGGCTAAAAAATATTGTTAAAGCGCGTCTTCTCTTCACAAAGACGCGCTTTTTTATTGGGTTCAAATCATTTTGGGGCTATATTCACCACACTAAAAAAGAAGTGATGGAGAATACCATGCCGCTGAAAATCTACAATTCCGTTCATCCAACAAACGAAAACCTCACGTTTGGTATTTCCCGAATGGAAGACATCTATGACAAACGCAACGGGCAGCCCGACGTGCCGCACCGACACAATTATTACACGCTGTTGCTCACGCGTTTTGCCAACGGCAGGCATTTGGTTGATTTTAATGAATATCCACTACAAAGCCATTGCGCGTATTTTGTAGCACCGGGGCAGGTTCATCAGGTAATTGAGCATGAAAAATCGTTGGGTTATGCCATTGTTTTTTCGGCTTCGTTTTTGGCTCACAACAATATCCCGATTGATTTTATAGAAAACTTAAATCTTTTTCGGGATTTTGGCGAAACGCCTCCCCTCACGCTCTCGGAAACGGACATGGCCATCACGCAACATTACGCCAACGAAATGTACCAGATACACCACCAACCGCATTTCAAATTCAGGTCGGAGGCGTTGGGAGCACTGATAAAATTGTTGTTGGTACGCTGCCACAATGC
This genomic stretch from Flexibacter flexilis DSM 6793 harbors:
- a CDS encoding 3' terminal RNA ribose 2'-O-methyltransferase Hen1 produces the protein MILNISTTHKPATDLGYLLHKHPDKFQSVELSVGKAHIFYPEVGEDKTTISLLLDIDPIEMVRGAKSFGGEGFALGHYVNDRPYVASSFMSVALAKAFSSALNGRCKDKPELVDTKLPFEVMIASLPAPKGGESLIRRFFEPLGYQVELTRHQLDSKFPEWGDSKYFTLKLINYLTTKELLSHLYVLIPTLDNDKHYFVSQNEIEKLLEKGGNWLKEHPEREQITRRYLINLGSLSRQALTRLNEGEAGEQMPSEQSERRESLHDKRLNIVLEKLLESEASSVLDLGCGEGKLIKRLLKHKQFTEIAGMDVAYSELLKAKENLHLAEMSPKQKERIRLFQGSLTYYDKRLEGFEAAAVVEVIEHMDLNRLKSFERVLFEFAKPKTVILTTPNKEYNVTWEKMGLDDMRHTDHRFEWTRQEFADWAKNIANNYNYEVEILPVGEEEENVGAPTQMAIFKYGN
- a CDS encoding LuxR C-terminal-related transcriptional regulator; translated protein: MQTIRIGLVEDNAALRRSFIENIQYFEQVKLVLVAVNGLDFLKKIQEMPVAERPQIVLTDIEMDGMDGIQTVAQGHEQYPEIQFIMLTVFDNDEKIFESIQAGAMGYMLKDEHPEKIVEAIEDVAQGGAPMSPSIARRALQLLRNAKAPAPQTVPSGSATTPVEDLLSRRELEIMEMIVEGLTYQQIAEKTFISPHTVRTHIQHIYEKLHVHSKAAIIHMAIEKKWFGFKNR
- a CDS encoding riboflavin synthase; the encoded protein is MFTGIVEACGRVENIVAEGTNLSFEISSPISAELKIDQSVSHNGVCLTVTACNAQSHWVTAVAETLTKTNLGDLTVGNSVNLERCMPANGRFDGHIVQGHVDQTGVCTKVQQLDGSWLFDFEYDATLGNFTVEKGSICINGVSLTVFNSQAGSFRVTIIPYTYEHTTFANLREGQRVNLEFDVVGKYMRALWQQSGYAAMPKL
- a CDS encoding cysteine desulfurase family protein, whose amino-acid sequence is MRVYLDNAATTPLEPAVFEAMTPYLKEIFGNPSSIHSHGREVRAAIEKARKTIATLLNTSPAEIFFTSGGTEADNTAIVGAIRTYNIKHALTSPAEHHAVLHTLEVLAKHGEIELTLIPLDEKGHIDMAFLEQWLKDHPKAFVSLMHANNEIATVNDIEEIGVLCRQYGAIYHTDTVQTMGHFRHNLKELPVDFLVGSAHKFHGPKGVGFLYVNNRIKIEPFIHGGAQERNMRGGTENVASIIGLAKALEIAYADMTEHQQHIIGLKARMIAKLRESIEDVRFNGDSESLEDSLYTVLNVSLPAHEANDMLLFNLDINKISASGGSACSSGSNIGSHVLGAIGAAPERAAVRFSFSKYNTVEEIDRAVEVLASLYKSVAI
- the fabG gene encoding 3-oxoacyl-[acyl-carrier-protein] reductase, coding for MKLLEGKNALITGASKGIGRAMALAFAKQGANVGFTYLSSVEKGQALEAELQALGVKAKGYRSDASDFKAADELMTQFLADFGTIDALINNAGITKDGLLMRMSEEQWDAVININLKSVFNLTKAATRQLMKQKYGSIINITSVVGLRGNAGQANYSASKAGIVGFTKSVALELGSRNIRSNAIAPGFIETEMTGELDEKVVQGWADSIPMKRAGAADEVANAAVFLASDLSSYMTGQVLQVDGGMLT
- a CDS encoding helix-turn-helix domain-containing protein produces the protein MENTMPLKIYNSVHPTNENLTFGISRMEDIYDKRNGQPDVPHRHNYYTLLLTRFANGRHLVDFNEYPLQSHCAYFVAPGQVHQVIEHEKSLGYAIVFSASFLAHNNIPIDFIENLNLFRDFGETPPLTLSETDMAITQHYANEMYQIHHQPHFKFRSEALGALIKLLLVRCHNACSLDLPTQQHSGGNTIFQNFKNLVNEHYSQWHTTQQYAAQLFITPDYLNRLVKNQTGKTAKDYIQSRIIVAAKHLLYFTELSNKEIAYQLGFSEPANFSAFFKNATGVAPSAFKRENIGF